From the Helicoverpa armigera isolate CAAS_96S chromosome 27, ASM3070526v1, whole genome shotgun sequence genome, one window contains:
- the LOC110384681 gene encoding trypsin epsilon — MKKTTIIFFIVASLIFLAIVIMGVQMSSYGNNTKYTDRPCPHNNYRRQWVALTDNRINQTLINKFPYVAAVMRNATSLWNFACFASVILMKWIVTSAHCRQPGHTHRVVLFQDYARNQSHSYPILFWRIHEKYNSTVPNAKYDIAVARMNVNHYHSAVKPADFDEKAATAIVASVWKTVSTMDKKLYLTNHFDKYEMNISNKGKCFETYGVEMDDSLICIDTSAYDDCFVHEFGPIFSGDKVVGVIAITPVECDMKYSVFTNISYYTSWILRSTYDA; from the exons atgaaGAAAACTACGATAATTTTTTTCATTGTGGCGTCACTAATATTTTTGGCGATCGTCATTATGGGGGTGCAAATGTCTTCATACGGGAACAACACCAAATATACAGACAG ACCATGCCCTCACAACAACTACCGGCGACAGTGGGTGGCTCTGACGGACAATAGAATAAACCAGACCCTCATAAACAAGTTTCCCTACGTGGCTGCCGTTATGAGGAATGCCACCAGCTTATGGAATTTCGCTTGTTTTGCCAGCgtgattttgatgaaatggATTGTTACTTCTGCACATTGCAG GCAACCAGGTCACACTCACCGCGTGGTCCTCTTCCAAGATTACGCGCGCAACCAGTCTCACTCCTACCCCATCCTGTTCTGGAGAATCCACGAGAAATACAACTCTACCGTCCCCAACGCCAAGTACGATATAGCAGTCGCCAGAATGAACGTAAACCATTACCACTCTGCGGTCAAACCAGCTGACTTTGACGAGAAAGCAGCAACCGCAATAGTAGCAAGTGTCTGGAAAACCGTCTCGACAATGGATAAGAAGCTGTACTTAACCAACCACTTCGATAAGTACGAAATGAACATCAGCAACAAGGGTAAATGCTTCGAGACCTATGGAGTTGAAATGGACGATAGCCTAATCTGCATAGACACGTCAGCTTACGACGATTGCTTCGTCCACGAATTTGGACCCATTTTTTCAGGAGATAAAGTAGTGGGCGTTATAGCTATTACACCCGTTGAATGTGATATGAAATACTCcgtttttacaaatatttcttattacaCGAGTTGGATTTTGAGATCGACTTACGATGCCTGa
- the LOC110384679 gene encoding trypsin epsilon, translated as MKAACLILTLLIFLAIMAVCVMVKFATDITVEERKREYTQGGTVYQYTRAMGVISLNENSSMQISERFPYVAAVTRNTSKFWSFACFASIVLIKWVVTSAHCRRQSATHRVLLFHDFARNYTHTYPILFWRLHEKFNSSNPTPRYDIAVAKLNVDYYPFTMKPSVFDDKEATELEASIWKTVSTMDKKLYLTNDFDKYEVRIADAAKCFEGYGVELDQSMICIDVSDYDDCFIHEFGPLYSGDKVVGILAVKPRDCDMKLAIFTNVSYYTNWILKSTHTTYYG; from the exons atgaaaGCAGCATGTCTCATTCTAACCTTACTCATCTTCTTAGCCATAATGGCTGTGTGCGTTATGGTGAAATTCGCGACAGATATAACAGTAGAGGAGAGGAAGAGAGAGTATACTCAAGGAGGGACAGTATACCAGTATACCAGGGCTATGGGtgtgatctccttaaatgagaactcTTCGATGCAGATATCTGAGAGGTTTCCGTATGTGGCTGCTGTGACGAGGAATACATCCAAGTTTTGGTCTTTCGCTTGCTTTGCTAGTATCGTGCTGATTAAGTGGGTTGTCACTTCGGCTCATTGCAG ACGTCAAAGCGCAACCCACCGTGTCCTTCTCTTCCACGATTTCGCTCGCAACTACACTCACACCTACCCCATCCTATTCTGGAGACTCCACGAGAAGTTCAATAGCAGCAACCCAACCCCGCGCTACGATATCGCCGTTGCAAAACTCAATGTGGACTACTATCCCTTCACTATGAAACCCTCAGTCTTCGATGATAAGGAGGCCACTGAACTAGAAGCCAGCATTTGGAAGACTGTATCAACTATGGATAAAAAACTGTATTTGACGAATGACTTTGATAAATACGAGGTCAGGATAGCTGATGCTGCGAAGTGTTTCGAAGGGTATGGAGTGGAATTGGATCAGAGCATGATATGCATTGACGTGTCAGATTACGATGACTGTTTCATCCATGAGTTTGGGCCTCTGTATTCGGGAGACAAGGTAGTTGGGATCCTGGCGGTCAAGCCGAGGGATTGTGATATGAAACTGGCTATTTTCACTAATGTATCTTACTATACTAATTGGATATTAAAGTCTACACACACCACTTATTATGGATGA